In the genome of Thermoanaerobaculia bacterium, the window TCGCGGAGCGAGAAGCGGGGATGGTGGATCTCGAGGGACGCCGGGTGCGCGAAGCGGTACCGGTCGAGCACGATCCGGAACGTCCCCACGAGGTCCGCGAGGGAGACTTCGAGAGTCGGGGGCGCCGCGTCGGGATCCGCGCCGGGCGGCGCGGCCTCGGGGCGCGGCCACAGCCCGGCCCGCTCCGTGTCGATCTCGTGGAACCCTTCGGCGGCCCGCTTGAACTTCTCGTATTCGAGGAGGCGCGCGACGAGGTCCTGGCGCGGGTCTTCCTCGGGGTGGTCGGGGTCGCGGGGAAGGAGGAACTTCGACTTGATGTGGATCAGGACGGCGGCGAGGTAGACGTACTCCGCCGCGACGTCGAGATCGAGCTCCCGCATCAGGTCGAGATACGACGTGTACTGCTCGGTGATCTCGGCGATCGGGATGTCGGTGATCGACACCTCGTTCTTGCGGATGAGATGGAGCAGCAGGTCGAGCGGCCCGGAGAACTGGTCGAGTTCGACCGGCGGGAGCGACGGAGCGGGGCCGTGCCCGGCGCTCTCGCTCACAGGATCGCCCCCCGGATCACCGCGTACACCAGGTTGACGGCGGGGCCGAGGATCAGGCTGAAGAAGCCCGAGTACACGAGCAGCATGATGAGGATGAACATCACGAACGAATAGCGGTGGAAGAACATCTCGATCGCCAGGCCGCGCCGGCCGAGGATCGAAAAGAGGATGCCGCTGCCGTCCATCGGCGGCACCGGGATCAGGTTGAAGATGCCGAGCACCAGATTCAGGAGCACGAGCTGCGCGAGGATGTACGCGACCGGGGCGAGGAAGCCGGCTCCG includes:
- a CDS encoding segregation/condensation protein A, with the protein product MSESAGHGPAPSLPPVELDQFSGPLDLLLHLIRKNEVSITDIPIAEITEQYTSYLDLMRELDLDVAAEYVYLAAVLIHIKSKFLLPRDPDHPEEDPRQDLVARLLEYEKFKRAAEGFHEIDTERAGLWPRPEAAPPGADPDAAPPTLEVSLADLVGTFRIVLDRYRFAHPASLEIHHPRFSLREKMIELVGRVEERGTLPLLELLGTFRYRTEAITTFLAALELTRIAVLRIFQPAPFAEIHVSRTDREFHVSEIQDVYHD